A stretch of the Leptospiraceae bacterium genome encodes the following:
- a CDS encoding DUF952 domain-containing protein: MKEQEQNNPDFIYHLVLESEFLNQTRDNMYTPLFFLQEGFIHCTNGEDLTILIANDFFSKEKNVLVLKIRLKKLMARVIFESTIPLSGKENSPLKQSSMFPHIYGSLNLDAIEGIAKLPKINYVFHFPKQFISFNQYKAGNLWI; encoded by the coding sequence ATGAAAGAACAAGAGCAAAATAATCCTGATTTCATTTATCATCTTGTATTAGAGTCGGAATTTCTGAATCAGACACGGGATAATATGTATACTCCACTATTTTTTTTGCAAGAGGGATTTATTCACTGCACCAATGGGGAAGATTTAACAATTTTAATTGCAAACGATTTTTTTTCAAAGGAGAAGAATGTTTTGGTCTTAAAAATTCGTCTTAAAAAACTAATGGCAAGAGTAATATTCGAATCAACGATTCCATTGAGTGGAAAAGAAAATTCTCCATTGAAGCAAAGCTCTATGTTTCCGCATATTTACGGAAGCTTGAACCTCGATGCAATTGAAGGCATTGCCAAACTTCCAAAGATAAATTACGTTTTTCATTTTCCCAAACAATTTATAAGTTTCAATCAATACAAAGCAGGTAATCTATGGATTTAA
- a CDS encoding 8-amino-7-oxononanoate synthase yields MNSFPDFIKKELDLILSKNRFRSLRLPNGIDLSSNDYLCLSQNSKVKNALIAGIEIYGAGSGASRLIRGHRDIFERVESKFAAWVGSETSLFLSNGFAANLGLLDTLSDPRTIIFTDRLNHASILDGIRISGAVKKYFRHKDMNHLRELLEKSDTNSRKIIVSETVFSMDGDLADVTELIRLKKEFNACLILDEAHALGVFGKEGAGMACQPLNGKYELSDIDFRVYTGGKSLGLEGSFIATSHLYKEYLINTMRTFIFSTAPIPAIAYALDTSIDLAIEMEIERASILENANLLRNGLKGIGIETLSSESQIVPVVLYEEALAMQTASFLQEKGFDIRAIRPPTVKESRLRISVNANVSKEIVLQVLDCLKK; encoded by the coding sequence ATGAACTCTTTCCCGGATTTTATAAAAAAAGAATTGGATTTGATTCTCTCTAAGAACAGATTTCGAAGTCTCAGACTTCCGAACGGAATAGATTTGTCTTCGAATGATTATCTCTGTCTCTCTCAAAATTCAAAAGTCAAAAACGCTCTCATCGCAGGAATTGAAATCTATGGAGCTGGTTCAGGAGCCTCTAGACTTATTCGTGGGCACAGAGATATTTTTGAAAGGGTTGAATCAAAGTTTGCCGCTTGGGTTGGATCCGAGACTTCACTATTTCTCTCGAATGGTTTTGCGGCTAATCTTGGATTACTTGATACGCTTTCCGATCCACGTACAATAATTTTTACAGATAGACTCAATCATGCTTCCATTCTGGATGGAATTAGAATTTCTGGTGCTGTGAAAAAATACTTTCGTCATAAAGACATGAATCATCTCCGAGAACTTTTGGAAAAATCAGATACAAACTCACGGAAGATAATTGTTTCAGAGACAGTATTTAGTATGGATGGAGATTTGGCTGACGTTACAGAATTAATTCGATTAAAAAAAGAATTCAATGCCTGTCTGATATTAGACGAAGCTCATGCGCTAGGTGTATTTGGAAAAGAAGGAGCTGGAATGGCTTGCCAACCGCTAAACGGCAAATATGAATTATCCGACATTGACTTTAGAGTTTATACCGGCGGAAAATCTCTCGGTTTAGAAGGTTCCTTCATCGCAACTTCTCACCTTTATAAAGAATACCTAATCAATACAATGAGAACTTTTATTTTTTCTACTGCACCAATTCCTGCCATCGCCTATGCCCTTGATACTTCGATTGATCTAGCGATCGAAATGGAAATAGAGCGAGCTAGTATTTTAGAAAATGCGAACCTTCTACGAAATGGACTAAAAGGAATTGGGATAGAAACACTTTCCTCTGAGTCTCAAATCGTTCCCGTCGTTCTATACGAAGAGGCTTTGGCAATGCAAACTGCTAGTTTTTTACAAGAGAAAGGATTTGACATTAGAGCTATCCGCCCTCCTACTGTGAAAGAATCTAGACTTCGCATCAGTGTAAATGCAAATGTTTCAAAAGAGATCGTTTTGCAAGTTCTAGATTGCTTAAAAAAATGA